The window tcctccaattcgcgtattttcccgaccaactctaaattaactaaacatttttggcaggtgaagctatctgcactgtcggccggaaaacctgagctgtacatactgcaggacacacaacatataaacgtgccctcgatgggcagagagcagatagaacttacattaaatgttgaagtcatctttgccgtttttataggtgcttctgcgctttccgtgttgttTCCGTGTTCCGTGCCCATCAAGATTGAAAACCGTTCCAGGGATGTTAGTAATTTGGGGGATTTCACTGAGGTGGTACATGCAGATAtcctaaaatgtatttctttcatcagattggctgatCGGCACAAAGTCCACTATAGAATGACCAGCATGGGGTGGATggccagttggctgaggtctccaggggcctcatgtgtaacgccgtgcgtagaactcgcactataacatggcgtaagcacaaaagccgaaatgtgcttacgcacagaaaaatccagatgcaagaatctgtgcgtactccaacttccacgttcttccgctacataaatcccgaccagcgtgaaaactacgcctcgtgcacgcgcattatgtaacgccccaactcctcccagaattacgcctatttgaatatgcaaatcagtataaatcgcccttaagcgcagccttctgtgaaaagacaatgggaaaagcacgggggaaaatataagaatttcagcgaataccaagtggatgcaaaggaaaaacatacaatttgttcaaataaaccgtggtataatcaacaaaatgaagttgatcgagtgacatagcgtgttggagaaacttgaaagctcacatccacaaaatcgcacagtgccggaaataaaaaagaagtcacatatcaaagtcgccgtgaaaagccgagttgtaagcccaccgtctgagtgtcatatgaaagtttattagggtacagagaaaaaaaggcacacggtgggaaaaaagcacgaaatgtccacttcaatctcgaattttccactttaatcacgtagtttattttgtcatttagtaaaacattataaacttcatcttaaaatcgtttaattaaccagtttctcaaatcacatcgtaattaaagtagcacgttaaatgctttgttttgtatttgattttctactcgtatgtgctctatgagtgtgaatcactacttgcttcttaaaccggctctcttcctccaactggacacaaagtccatgacattcgtgatattacagctctctgaataactaaaatactgagatgtatacgtgatgtcattttcatgataataggagctaaagcacattattaaacatgtgtttcatgagcctcgtgctcatgacaagcatttaacttttgtcgaaatttgtcgctgtgttttagctgtgttgttattttctctttctgtgttatattcaatatatattggcgtggccgccactgcagtccttgcttttctttccccaagtaaccgatcgccacacaatcagctctgtaataggcgttaagccatctgtaagcttagcgattcttcaaaacgtttaaagaacattgaaatatcttcgtagtacatgtttaattattctatccttcacgacactcccagtgaagaatatagattatttaaatgaagttaaagttttatgtgtataatttaacaaacatattttgctgcatttcaccttaaaaatatgtaaatacgcgctttataaagtggctcaggttgtgagatattataactgtagtgcaagtttacagtgaggtgattgtacttataagtcctaacagttctacaaggagcaattgattgaatgcatttaaagttcttgggattaaactgttttgaaccacgaggtccgcacaggaaaggctttaaaacgttttgccgtggcagagacagcgtgtccttaatgccgtataccgataattctctttctgatcagctgctgctgtgattcacactcagatacagtgatataaatactccgagtcgtgcagtgagagtaatatggaaaaaagatgatccgctgtggcaactcctaatgggaggagctgaaagaagaagaagaagaagaagaagaagaagtgagagtaacaacgctaaagcagttatggcatttggaatactatggctgttccctggaccattatattgttacaagttaattacaatcagatgcgttacactaataaacaatatgcggttagtttctgtgtatttataaagccgtgtcatgaaaataatgagtaatcacacaagaacagtagcactgctttgacgctgggtgccgccagtctgcaaaaccgagcggagaacttgtacgacaaggcatgaggtaccgtggaaaagtgcgtggctttacgccaagtgtaggttttatacatcgcgatttgaacgtggaaaagttcttacgcaacatttctgtgcgtacgcaccgtttatacatgaggccccaggtctggaaTGTCTCCCACTTTGTCTTgacttcctttttttaattttaatttcctccattgtcaactggccataattCATCAGATGatctttaaaattacaaataaagacatgcggtggggaggcaacataaagaagagggacgcttcatgcctggacaaactggtgaggaaggcaggctctgttgtaggcacgatgctggacagtttgacatctgtagcagagtgacgggcgctgagcagactcctgtcaatcatggagaatccactgcatccactgaacaggatcatctccagacagaggagcagcttcagagacagactgctatcaccgtcttgctccactgacagactgaggagaccccacactatgtgactcttcaattccacccgggggggtaaacgttaacattatacaaagttattgtctgttatacctgcattgatatcactctttaatttaatattgttctttatcagtatgttgctgttggagtatgtgaatttccccttgggattaataaagtatctatctatctatctatctatctatctatgcaaaatGGTTATCAACTTCTATGCTAGATAGCACTCATTGCTTTTATTAGCGGATGATGCCAAAAcatgtggattggcagataatttggaatccattataacatcacagaaggacttggatagcatacaggcttgggcagatgaaatttagtgccagtaaatgtaaagaattacacataggaagtaaaaatgagaggtttgaatacacaatgggcggtcggaaaattgagagtccaccttatgagaaggacttaggagtcatagcggAATATCaagtgccagacagtgttcagaagccaataagaaggctaacagaatgtcaggttatatagcgccttgatgtgtggagtacaaatcacaggaggttctgctcaagttttgtaacgcactggtgaggcctcatctagaacAGGGgttgccaagtccggtcctggatgaccaccgtggctgcaggttttcattctaatcctttttttaatgggtgccctgtttgtgctgctaattaacttcttgtgaattaattttaattaaattgctttcttaagatttgttcccctgaatttcttcattttttccttaaatggcattcaaacagaaatgaaatgtgaagtgagtgagccaacaaagGACCAACTAAGTCAGATTCTCAAACtccacccagttgcttaattaggcgttGATTCTTGTCGTttattaaactcgttctttaattccgcggcttgttgctgctctcatggtgcattagcagTTATTTCTGAATGATTGATTTTCTCTTCTGTAAGAGGACTGTTAAAacgttttgtggacctgagcagaccaacattcctgagaccttcatctttctttattttcagatattgtatggtagacaccagttgttttggttcattttgtatcttgttattatttggctgctaattaaggaaacagaaacaattaaggggtctgagttctCAAGAgcaagtcatccatccatccattatccaacccgctataccctaatgACAGGGTCACgcgggtcagctggagccaatcccagcccactgcatggtgcacacacactagggacacttttggatcgccaatgcacctaacctgcatgtctttggaccatgggaggaaacccacacagacacggggagaacatgcaaactccacgcagggaggacttgggaacaacaacaacaacaacaacatttatttatatagcacattttcatacaaacagtagctcaaagtgctttacatattaaagaatagaaaaatgaaagacacaattataaaataaaataaatcaacattaatttacatcgaataagagtaaggttcaatggccaggggggacagaaaaacaaaaactcagacggctggagaaaaaataaaatctgtagggattccagaccatgagaccgcccagtcccctctgggcattctacctaaaagtgaacccaggtatccttactgcgaggtagcagcgataccactgcgccaccatgccactctatatataaaatagaggAAACCgaagcaaacccacgcagacacagggagaacatgcaaactccacgcagggaggacttgggaagcgaacccaggtatccttactgcgaggtagcagtgctaccactgtgccaccgtgtcactCTATATATTAAATAGAGGAAACCgaagcaaacccacgcagacacagggagaacatgcaaactccacgcaaggaggacccagaaAACGATAacggtaaatttcgcacaaacattaagaagttctgcttcacatagagaaccacagtcacatggaatgagtgaccaagtagtgtggtaagcagcaggacttcagggaccttcaaaactggacttgaagttattttaaaagcattcagCGGACAGAACTGgcgaggtttgttgggctgaatggcctgtcctcgtccagattgttctaatgttctgatgtttCATTTTTAGGTCTGAACATCTCAACCCCAAGATGGAGTCCATCACAGAAGGCTACCCCGCAGATTACAGCTCCTCCTTTGACTACTCGGAGCTGGAGGAACACGCTCCCTGTATTAAGTCAAAGGTCGGCGCTTTATTCCTCCCGGCTTTGTACTCCGTGCTCTTCGTGACTGGACTTCTCGGGAACAGCCTGGTCATCTTTCTCCTGGTCCGCGCTGTAAAGCTCAAGAGCACATCTGACGTGGCCTTCTTGAACCTGGCCATCTCAGATCTCCTGTTTGTGGTTACCTTTCCATTCCTGGCCCACTACGCCCGGGATCAGTGGGTTTTTGGAGATGTGCTGTGTAAGATCATCATGGGCCTCTATCATGTTGGCTTTTATGGTGGGATTTATTTTGTGGCCCTCATGAGTGTAGACAATTGCTTGGCCGTCACCTCTTCAGGTTATGCAACCAAAACCACAACAGCCAAAACCAGCCTCGCCATTAGTCTTACCGTCTGGGTGATTTCTTTTGGAAGCTCCTTCCCAGAGGTCACGTATAACCAAGTTATCAACGATGGCGAAATTACCTGCAGGCCTCTGTACCCTCAAACAGCAATCACAGCCCTTACCatacttcatatttttaaaatgaacatcctGGGCTTCTTAATCCCACTAACAGTATTAACCGTGTGTCACGCTGTGGCCATTAGAAGATCGCCCGTCAGTCAGGCCATTAAGAATCAAGCAGTAAAGCGTGTCTCTTGCATCGTCCTGGCATTTTTGGTCTTCTGGACTCCATACAACATTGCATCATTTTTGGACGCCTTACATCATTTTCATATCTTTGATGATTGTGAATCAAGCAAGATGCTGGACCTGAGTCTTCAAATCACTGAGGCCATTGCCTTCATGTATAGCTGCTTTTACCCGTTAGTCTTCATTGGTATTGAAGAAAAGCTGAAACGCTATCTGATCAAAAAATTCACCAGAAACCTTTCCACGCATGGACATGCAGTGAAAACTCAATTGTCCCTAACGGTCATCTCCAATACGGCATCAGTAGCCTTGTAGTGCTGTTACATTGCTATTGTTCTGGTTGGTGTGTCGTCATTTATTTGTCATCTCTTTGAAACTCTTCCTGTCTTTGTAAGGTCGGTTGTGGCCAATAATATCCAACTGCAGAGCCGCGCAGCCACTACATCTCATTTCTTGGCAGACGTCATGTGATGTGCAGAACACGTGTGGCTGTGATACCCTGCAAGTTTGATCCTTCTTGTTGTGGCAGAAAAGATGGTTAGTGAATCCCTGGAGGAATTAGAGTTTTGCGTTGCCACAACCAAACAGAGAGGAGTCGATAGAAGAGTCATATGAAAAAGACTGGGGAGGAAAGTTCAAAAAGTAAAGCATAAGGGATAGTCAGGGAGGAGGAAAGGGAAGGACCAGCAGTGTTTTCTTGCAAGAAATGGATTGACATTGCAAACAGACGAACATACAGATGCAGACACACGCACACGTTTATCCTTTCATTACGGGcgatttggtatgggatttataaaggcagcgctaatgtttgtgatgtgccttcagttggaatgataaatgcaatgcattttattactaacaatatttgtgatgcaccatctgttggaatcatAGAGACAGAGCAACTGCACAGATGcagaaacatttattattttattaaagtgaatttggtatgggatttgtaaaaacagtgctaatatttatgatgcaccatctattggaatcaCAAAGACAGATAAACTGCTCAGatgcagaaaaatgtattattttattcgggtggatttgatatgggatttgtaacggcagtgctaatatttgtgatgcaacatctgttggaatgacagaaacatagtaGCTGatcagacacacagatacacagacacacagacacccttttattaaggtggatttgatATAAGATTTATAAAGGCACcactaatatttgtgatgtgccatctgctggaatgataaatgcattgcattttattatacaaatgtttgtgatgcaccatctgttggaattacagagACAGAGCAACTGCACAGATGcagaaacatttattattttattagggtggattttgtatgggatttgtaaaagcagagctaatatttctgatgcactatctgttggaatgatacattcaatgcattttattatacgaatgtttgtgatgcaccatctgttggaatgacaaagacataggaagttgacagacacacagatacacagacacacaaacacttattcttttattgagGTGGATTTGGTATGGGGTTTATAAAGACAGCACTagtatttgtgatgtaccatctgttggaatgataaatgcattccattttattattacaaatttttgtgatgcaccatctattggaatgacagaagcatagcaactggacagacacacaaacacttattattttatttgagtgGATTTGATTTGGAATTTATAAAGGTAgcattaatatttgtgatgcaccatctgttggaatgatacatgcaatggattttattattcaaatgtttgtaatgcaccatctgttggaatgacaaagacatagcaagttgacagacacacagatacacaaacacttatccttttattaaggtggatttggtTTGGAATTTATAAAGGTAGCATTAatatctgtgatgcaccatctgttggaataatacatgcaatgcattttattactaccaatatttgcgatgcaccatctgttggaatgatacatgcaatggattttattattcaaatgtttgtgatgcaccatttttttggaatgatgaatgcaatgcatatgtctctgttatatgccatttggtatgggattcattaaGAACAGCAGTTAAtatttgtgatacgccatctgttggaatgacaaatactatgcattttattactacaaatgtttgtgatgcaccatcttttggaatgaaaaaatgcaataaatatatctctgttatatgtcatctGGTATCAAGTCGCCCTCAGTACGGGATGCAGGATGGTGCAGAGACAGAACTCATGGGGTGGGGATGGACGTAAGGGGGGCATAGACAGACAAGATCAGGGTTCGGATTTCATACCCACCCATGTAAAATTAACCTCGTTTGCATGGCCAGATGTGGGGGGCTCAGAGTTAGCCGTACAATCCCATCCTGCTTGCCACTACGAGGAGTTTTGCTCGACCTGccaaagcatttatttatttttcttcttgaaatAATTGGTTCATAAAATGCTATACGAACTCCAAACTTTGCCTTATGAAAGCAGCATTTGCTCATTTATAATGTGTTTCTTCTTGCTGCCTAATTAAATGTACAGGTACTGTTATCTTGTTGGTATATCATTATGGTTTGTGGGCTTTGGACCAAGGTAACTCCTAACTATTGTTATTTTATCTCACCTAAGTTATACTTCTTTGATGTTTAGTTTTCTGCATGTGAATTTTGGACTGAAATGCATTTACTTTTTAAGGCGCATTTCCACATTACTGTGTATTATTGTTATGGCTATGGCCAAAGCTTAAGAAGCCATGCACTTCGTTGTGAATAACATAAAGGCATTGGACTGATGTGTTTATTACTTGACCCCCTGTGCACCCCTGAGAAGCTACGTCCCTGCCCTATCCCATGACCTGCAGCAAGGACCTTCTCTTTgacatgggattcataaaagcagtgttaatgtttgtgatacgccatctgttggaatgacagagacataggaatcagaaagacacacagagacttatacttttttgtttttaattaaggtCAATTAAAAAGAGGTGAAAAACATCAAAGTATACCTGAAATATTGGCCATGTCTCTCCTCGGACAAACTTAATAAAGACCAATGCAAGCTTTACATTCAAAAAGCTTAAAATACCTACAGCATGGAGGTGGGATGGGCAAAGAAAACACTGCAGGTGCTCAGCCAACTGCAATGACTTGGGTGTGAAAACGCTAGGTGAGAGGGTGGGGGTTAAAGGAGccaaaaaaaagaacatatttggcattcaaacaaaaaaaaaaaaagaatgagaaacgCTGAGCAAAGATGACAGCTAAGAAGAAGAGTGCTGACCACTTCCTCCTCATTCATTATCCTTGTTCATCCTATTGGTTTTTATCCTACTAGTTTGGAAGAAACTGGTTTCTTAAATATAAAATCGTTTTTTGTATATCGTGGTCGTGCAAGAAATGATAACTCCACAGAATAAATGTTACTTGGTGCCAACCTGGCCATCCCTGTTTTCTTCACTGTCTCTTTCAGGAACAAAGAGTGCATTTGATGGCACGACTAAGcaaaattaacagcaaaaacaacaaaacagccaATCTGGGGCTTGTAGTAATAAGGCTTTGTCTCTTTCTTTGGGTTTGATTATGGAACTCTGCCTTGCGGGTTACTCCATCAGCTACTTCCACCTTGGGATTTATGGGCTGGGGACAGGAAGAAGGAGAGTCTGTTGCCCTCATGTGGCATCTTCTTGGTGCTGTGGAGGGAAAAGAAGAGCACATGATTAGTATCAGCGGCCCCGCTCGTCCCAGATGGGTAGTACATACCTCAGGTGAGCCCTGAAGGTGATCCTCTGAAACACATGAGTGACAACATGAATTCCTGGTTTCATATCCATCTACTTGAATAAGTCCTGTGATTTATGGGCACACCATCCAGGGTCTCTTGAGTCTCCTTGCAAGGCTGAACCTGACATCTTGGGTTTGATGATATTAGACATTGAAGGGTTTGCTTCCTGAACACATTCAGGTGGGTCTGAAGTGTTTAAGCTTAAAAATCACCTTTAAATAGTCCTATCATGTACATGCAATCTCCTCTTTTTGAGATTTCCTCTCATATTTTAAGTACAAGTGCAACTGGGATATCTGTGCTGATCTGAAAGTTGCAGCACTGCATTTCGAATATATCACATCCTAAGGATGGGACAGCTATTTTAAAGGGGCtcaatgcataaaaaaaaaactggccacCCCTTAAGCAGGGCAGAAAAGGGTGGCGCACAAACCACTCATCAACCCAACACTGAGATTTTTgcctaatctctatatataaagtcaattctGGATGTTTCACATGCAACCAATAAAGTGATTCTGAGTCGGATACAACTTGGGCTGATGAAAAATTTCATGAATGTGATTGTTTTGCCTTGGTAGGGTCCTCGGGAGACCCAAttatgttcataagaattactaaTGAATCTTTGATCAGTGGTGTCATTGGGGGGATGCTTGAAGGGCTTTAGACCCTGATCTTTGAtgaccccccacacacacacacatcccagaCCCTGATCTTCAACAGCCATCTCCCCTATGGATGACTTGAGAGAAACTCCATGCTTTTTGAAATCTTCCCCCTGAACCCGAATTTCCATCTAACATACTGTTATACATTATTGTTATTgaggtgtcttttatttttctagtcaGAGTCTCTTAGTTAATGTTACATGTGAAAGAAAGGAcgtgaggaaatggaagacactCCATTAAGGAGCCATTGCCATTTGTTTATAGAAAAGTTAATGGAGCTGGTGTTGGGGGTGCAGTAGTGGGGATTTGTTGTTGAATATTAATAAAGAGTTTTGCTGGCTGAGGTGTTTAACGTGCATTGTGGTCTGATTTCTTTGCTCAAAGATATTGCAATTGGTGGTGAGGATGGGATAATGTTGTACCTCATTGCTAATGCATTCTGGTTTTCCTTTTCTGGACAGGGTCCCTTCATTTATGTTAcacttaaaagtaaaaacataagGAATTGGAGGATAATTCCTGAGGAAGGGGGGTCTTTGCCATTTGTCTATACTACATAAGATGATGGGGTAGGGAGCGGTGTTCAGTTT is drawn from Polypterus senegalus isolate Bchr_013 chromosome 15, ASM1683550v1, whole genome shotgun sequence and contains these coding sequences:
- the LOC120516013 gene encoding C-C chemokine receptor type 8-like, giving the protein MESITEGYPADYSSSFDYSELEEHAPCIKSKVGALFLPALYSVLFVTGLLGNSLVIFLLVRAVKLKSTSDVAFLNLAISDLLFVVTFPFLAHYARDQWVFGDVLCKIIMGLYHVGFYGGIYFVALMSVDNCLAVTSSGYATKTTTAKTSLAISLTVWVISFGSSFPEVTYNQVINDGEITCRPLYPQTAITALTILHIFKMNILGFLIPLTVLTVCHAVAIRRSPVSQAIKNQAVKRVSCIVLAFLVFWTPYNIASFLDALHHFHIFDDCESSKMLDLSLQITEAIAFMYSCFYPLVFIGIEEKLKRYLIKKFTRNLSTHGHAVKTQLSLTVISNTASVAL